From a region of the Acidimicrobiales bacterium genome:
- a CDS encoding glycosyl hydrolase family 65 protein has protein sequence MIEQPAFTVEPWGVREIGIDLDRIAQMESVFALSNGHIGWRGNLDEGEPHGLPGSYLSGVYEVRPLPYAEAGYGYPESGQTVVNVTNGKIIRLLVDDEPFDVRYGQVASHDVELDFRAGVVRRTVDWISPAGQQVRISSTRMVSFVQRAIAAVRYEVEAVGAPARVVVQSELVANEQLPAAGGDPRVAAAITTPWQAEAHSSNGTRVNLVHATKRSGLRMAAAMDHVIEGPGPKITSEASDDLGRVAVTAELAAGERLTVVKFVAYGWSAERSVPAVRDQVDAALTLAVHTGWDRLAADQRSYLDDFWSHGDVDLEGDTEIQQAVRFALFHVLQAGARAEGRAIAAKGLTGPGYDGHAFWDSETYVLPMLTYTSPSAAKFALAWRHSTLPAARERARQLGLRGAAFPWRTIGGEECSGYWPAGTAAFHIGADIADAVVRYVCTTGDREFEATVGLELLVETARLWRSLGHHDAHGAFRIDGVTGPDEYSAVADNNVFTNLMARQNLQAAAAAAERHVDPARRLGVDDEEMASWRDAADKMTVPYDADLGVHPQAEGFTAHETWDFEHTPAAKYPLLLHFPYFDLYRKQVVKQADLVLAMQLFPDEFTAEEKARNFGYYERITVRDSSLSACCQAVIAAEVGHLDLAYDYLGEAALMDLDDLEHNTRDGLHIASLAGVWMVLVAGFGGLRRRGDHLCFAPRLPEALSSLRFALTVGKACLHVRLTPQEAEYSMEGESITVWHEGEQIEVPADGSVRRPMASLPALPRPTQPHGRAPRQRRPPRN, from the coding sequence CATCGACCTCGACCGGATCGCCCAGATGGAATCCGTCTTTGCCCTGTCCAACGGACACATCGGTTGGCGCGGCAACCTCGACGAGGGCGAGCCGCACGGTCTGCCGGGCTCGTACCTGAGCGGGGTGTACGAGGTGCGCCCGCTGCCGTATGCGGAGGCCGGCTACGGCTACCCCGAGTCCGGCCAGACGGTCGTCAACGTCACGAACGGCAAGATCATCCGGCTGCTGGTCGACGACGAGCCGTTCGACGTCCGGTACGGCCAGGTCGCCAGCCACGACGTCGAGCTCGACTTTCGGGCCGGCGTCGTGCGCCGCACCGTCGACTGGATCTCGCCGGCCGGTCAGCAAGTGCGGATCTCCTCGACGCGAATGGTGTCGTTCGTGCAGCGGGCCATCGCCGCGGTGCGCTACGAGGTCGAAGCGGTGGGCGCGCCGGCCCGCGTCGTGGTCCAGTCCGAACTGGTCGCCAACGAACAGCTTCCCGCCGCCGGCGGCGACCCCCGCGTGGCTGCCGCCATCACGACGCCGTGGCAAGCAGAAGCCCATTCCAGCAACGGCACGCGGGTGAACCTGGTGCATGCCACCAAGCGCAGCGGGCTTCGTATGGCCGCTGCGATGGACCATGTGATCGAAGGTCCCGGGCCCAAGATCACCTCGGAGGCGTCCGACGACCTCGGGCGGGTCGCGGTGACCGCGGAGCTCGCAGCGGGTGAGCGGCTCACGGTCGTCAAGTTCGTGGCGTACGGCTGGTCGGCCGAGCGTTCGGTGCCGGCGGTGCGCGATCAGGTCGACGCGGCGCTGACGCTGGCGGTGCACACCGGCTGGGATCGGCTGGCCGCCGACCAGCGCTCCTACCTCGACGACTTCTGGAGCCACGGCGACGTGGATCTCGAGGGCGACACCGAGATCCAGCAGGCCGTCCGTTTCGCTCTGTTCCACGTGCTGCAGGCGGGTGCCCGGGCAGAGGGTCGAGCGATCGCGGCGAAGGGGCTGACCGGCCCGGGCTACGACGGCCACGCGTTCTGGGACTCCGAGACGTACGTGCTGCCGATGCTCACGTACACCTCGCCCAGCGCAGCGAAGTTCGCGCTGGCGTGGCGCCACTCCACGCTGCCCGCGGCGCGCGAGCGCGCCCGTCAGCTCGGCCTGCGTGGCGCAGCATTCCCGTGGCGCACCATCGGGGGGGAGGAGTGCTCGGGGTACTGGCCGGCGGGGACGGCGGCGTTTCACATCGGCGCCGACATCGCCGATGCCGTGGTCCGCTACGTGTGCACCACCGGCGATCGCGAGTTCGAGGCCACGGTCGGCCTCGAACTGCTGGTGGAGACGGCACGTCTGTGGCGATCGCTCGGCCACCACGACGCGCACGGCGCGTTCCGGATCGACGGGGTCACCGGTCCCGACGAGTACAGCGCGGTCGCCGACAACAACGTGTTCACGAACCTGATGGCGCGCCAGAACCTGCAGGCGGCGGCTGCCGCCGCCGAGCGCCACGTCGATCCGGCGCGCCGCCTCGGCGTCGACGACGAGGAGATGGCGAGCTGGCGCGACGCGGCCGACAAGATGACCGTGCCGTACGACGCGGACCTCGGCGTGCATCCCCAAGCGGAGGGTTTCACCGCGCACGAGACATGGGACTTCGAGCACACGCCCGCGGCCAAGTACCCGCTGCTGTTGCACTTCCCGTACTTCGACTTGTACCGCAAGCAAGTGGTGAAGCAGGCCGACCTCGTGCTGGCGATGCAGTTGTTCCCTGACGAGTTCACCGCCGAGGAGAAAGCTCGCAACTTCGGCTACTACGAGCGGATCACCGTGCGCGACTCGTCGCTGTCCGCGTGTTGCCAAGCCGTGATCGCGGCCGAGGTCGGCCACCTCGACCTGGCGTACGACTACCTGGGCGAGGCGGCGTTGATGGACCTCGACGACTTGGAGCACAACACCCGCGACGGCTTGCACATCGCGTCGCTGGCGGGCGTGTGGATGGTGCTCGTGGCCGGCTTTGGTGGTCTCCGGCGCCGCGGCGACCACCTGTGCTTCGCGCCCCGCCTCCCGGAGGCGTTGAGCAGCCTGCGCTTCGCGCTCACGGTCGGCAAGGCGTGCCTGCACGTGCGCTTGACCCCGCAGGAAGCGGAGTACTCGATGGAGGGCGAGTCGATCACGGTCTGGCACGAAGGCGAACAGATCGAGGTGCCGGCGGACGGCTCGGTGCGACGCCCGATGGCGTCGTTGCCGGCGTTGCCCCGCCCCACGCAGCCGCACGGGCGGGCCCCGCGCCAGCGACGGCCGCCGCGCAACTGA
- a CDS encoding TIGR03621 family F420-dependent LLM class oxidoreductase, with protein MPHPRRFRFGVQVSSAPDGAAWTALAQRVEQLGYSSLYVPDHFGDQLGPIAALTAAAAATTNLRVGSLVLDNDYRHPVVMAKEAASIDVLSGGRLELGIGAGWMTTDYDQSGIPKDPAGVRVDRMVEAIAVLKAHFGDGLVEFQGEHYQVSGLDGQPKPVQQPLPLLIGGGGPRVLEIAGREASIVGINPNLRTGKIDAETASDAVASKVDAKLEHVRRGAGDRFDDLELQILVFGVIITDDRKATMDAMASSFGIAAGDDFETPYFWIGSQEEIVADLQRWRDRWGTSYWVVQGEAAAETAAPIVAALNGT; from the coding sequence ATGCCTCACCCACGACGGTTCCGGTTCGGCGTCCAGGTCTCCAGCGCACCCGACGGCGCGGCGTGGACCGCGCTGGCGCAGCGCGTCGAACAGCTGGGCTACTCGAGCCTGTACGTGCCTGACCATTTCGGCGATCAGCTCGGGCCGATTGCCGCGCTCACGGCCGCCGCGGCCGCCACCACCAACTTGCGCGTCGGGTCGCTGGTGCTCGACAACGACTACCGCCATCCCGTGGTGATGGCCAAGGAAGCGGCCAGCATCGATGTGCTGTCGGGTGGGCGCCTCGAGCTCGGCATCGGTGCCGGCTGGATGACCACCGACTACGACCAGTCCGGCATCCCGAAGGATCCAGCCGGTGTGCGCGTCGACCGGATGGTCGAGGCCATCGCAGTGCTCAAAGCCCACTTCGGTGACGGGCTCGTCGAGTTCCAGGGCGAGCACTACCAGGTCAGCGGCCTCGACGGGCAGCCCAAGCCGGTCCAGCAGCCGCTCCCGTTGCTCATCGGTGGTGGCGGACCGCGGGTGCTCGAGATCGCGGGGCGTGAGGCCAGCATCGTCGGCATCAACCCCAACCTCCGCACCGGCAAGATCGACGCGGAGACCGCGTCCGACGCGGTGGCATCCAAAGTCGATGCCAAGCTCGAACACGTGCGGCGTGGCGCGGGTGACCGCTTCGACGACCTGGAGCTGCAGATCCTCGTGTTCGGCGTGATCATCACCGACGACCGCAAGGCGACCATGGACGCCATGGCATCGTCGTTCGGGATCGCCGCAGGTGACGACTTCGAGACGCCGTACTTCTGGATCGGCTCACAAGAAGAGATCGTGGCCGACCTCCAGCGTTGGCGCGACCGCTGGGGAACCTCGTACTGGGTGGTGCAAGGCGAGGCCGCGGCGGAGACCGCCGCGCCGATCGTCGCCGCGCTCAACGGCACCTGA